In Aquincola tertiaricarbonis, the genomic stretch AGCCGGCAGAAGGCCGCACGGCCGACGCCAACGGCCGTGGCGGCCGCGGTGAAGACCGTGCCGACCGCAGTGCCGAAGGCCGTGGCGACAACCGCGAAGGCCGCAATGGCGAACGCCGCGAGGGCCGTCAGGGCCGCCGTGAGCGGGCCGAGGGTGATGCACCGCGCAGCGCCGAAACCGTGCAGGCCTTTGCCGCCGGTGAAGCCGTGGAAGGCGCCGCCCGCCCGCCGCGTGGCGAACGCAGTGAGCGTGGTGAGCGTGGTGAACGTGGTGAGGGCCGCCGCGGCCCGCGCCCCGAGCGTGACGTGAGCCTGGCTCCCGCCGAGGCTGCCGACGTGCAGGCGGCGCAACCGGCTTTCGTCGACAGCCAGCCGGCCGATGGCGCCGAGGGCGACAACGCCGAGCGTGACGGCCGCCGTCGCCGCCGCCGCCGTGGTGGCCGTGGCCGTGAAGAAGGTGCCGAGCTGCCGGAAGGCGTGCAGGCTGCCGAAGCCAAAGTCGCCGTGGTGCCGGCCGAAGGCGCCGTGGTGCCGGCCGAAGCGACCGGTGAGCCGGTGGTGGTGGCTGCCGCCGACGTGGTGGGCGACGTCGCCACCGCCGACCCGGCCAGCGCCGATGCCCCGGCCGGTGAAGGCCGCCGCCGCCGTGGCCGTGGTGAGCGCAACCGCCGCGAAGATCGCGACGAGACGCTGGAAGCCGGCGTCGCCGCCGAGCCGCCGCTGCCCATCAGCGCTGGCGTGCAGCCGGCCGACAGCGTCGAGACCGAGGCACCGGCTCCCGCGCCCGCAGCCGCCCCGGTGATGGCCTACCTGCCCGCCGCCGATGGCGAGACGCTGCCGGTGGCCGCCGCCACCGCGCCGGTCGCCGCACCGGTGGTCGCTGAGGAAGCCCCGGCGCCCGCCGCTGTGGCAGCCACGCCGGCCCCTGCGGCCTACACGCTGCCGATGGCCAGCCTGGCCGAGCTGGCGCAGTCCGCCGGCCTGGAGTGGGTGAACTCCGACGCCGACAAGGTGCGGGCCGCCAAGGAAGCCATGGCGCGTGAGCCGAAGCCGGTGCACGTGCCGCGTGAGCCCAAGCCGGTGGTCGTCATCGACGAAGGCAAGCTGACGCTGGTGGAAACGCGCAAGGACCTCGGGCAGATGAAGATGCCCTTCGACGCCTGATAGAAAAACACAACGCGCCGAAAGGCGCGTTGTTCATTTCAGGCCTGCGTCAGCTCAGGGCAGCCGCGTGATCGCATGCAGGTAGTCGGGCCAGTGCATCAACTCGTCCCAGGGGATGGGCGCGGTCTGTGCCAGCAGCGCCAGGCGGCGGTCGTCGCTGGCGGCATCAGGCTCCCAGCGGCCCTGTTCCTGGGCCTTCAGCAGGCCGTCCAGCAGGTCGTCCACCGGCGCGCCGCCGTCCACGATGCTCTGGTTGCACAGCAGCAGCAGGTCGCAGCCGGCATTCAGCGCGGCGATGCCGCCTTCCAGCGCACTGCCCGCCACGCGCGCGCCTTCCATGCTCAGGTCGTCGCAGCAGATGGCGCCCTGGAAGCCCAGCTGGCCGCGCAGGATGTCCTGCAGCCAGCGGCGCGAGAAGCCCGCCGGCTGGCTGTCCACCTTCGGAAAGGTGACGTGCGCCGGCATCACGCTGCTCAGGCTGGTGGACAGCCAGTCGTAGGGCTTGGCGTCGTCGGCCAGGATGGCCTTGAGCGAGCGCTTGTCCACCGCGTTGGCATGGTGCGAATCGGCCTTCGCATACCCGTGCGCCGGAAAGTGCTTGCCGCAGTTGGCCATGCCGGCGCGCAGCAGGCCGTGCATCAGGCTCTTGGCCAGCAGCGCCACCACGCGCGGGTCGCGGTGGAAGGCGCGGTCGCCGATGACGGCGCTCTGGCCATGGTCCAGGTCCAGCACCGGGGTGAAGCTCAGGTCCACACCGCAGGCGCGCAGTTCGCTGCCCAGCACATAGCCGCAGGCGGTGGCGGCGTCGGTGGCACGCATCGCGTCCTGCATCCACAGCTCGCCCAGCGCGCGCATCGGCGGCAGGTGGGTGAAGCCATCGGTGCGAAAGCGCTGCACGCGGCCGCCTTCATGGTCCACCGCGATCAGCAGGTCGGGCCGGAGGGACTTGGCCTCGGCGGCCATGGCGGTGAGCTGGTGGCGGTTTTGCCAGTTGCGGCCGAAGAAGATCAGGCCACCGGTCAGCGGATGCTGCAGGCGGCGGCGGTCGTCGGCGTTGAGTTCGGTGCCGGCCACGTCGAGGATGACGGGCGCATGGGTTTGAGGGCTGTGCATCCGGCCATTGTCGGCCAGCCGGCACGGGTGTTCAGCCCTCGGCGCGTTCCACCACCACAAAGGCGGCGGCGTAGTCGGTCTCGTCGGTGATGGACACATGCGCGCGCAGGCCGCGCGCCGCGAACCAGGTGGCCAGCTCGCCGTGCAGGCGGATCTCGGGCTTGCCGCTGGCGGCCTTGACCACCTCGCAGGCGCGCCAGGTCATCGGCATGCGCATGCCCATGCCGATGGCCTTGGAGAACGCCTCCTTGGCCGAGAAGCGCGTGGCCAGATAGCTGATGCCGCGCGCTTCCACCTTGGCGAAGCGGGCGCGGAACACCTCGATCTCATGCGGGCCCAGCACCTTCTCGGCAAAGCGCTGGCTCTTGCGGTCGAGCGTGCGCGCGATGCGCCGCACGTCGCAGATGTCGGTGCCGATGCCGTAGATCACCCGGGGTAGGCTGCGGCGATGCAGCGCTGGTAGTCGCGGATGGTGGCGGTGTAGCCCAGCTCCAGCGCATCGGCGATGAGCGCATGGCCGATGGACACCTCCTGCACGCCGGGCACGGCGCGCAGGAAGTCGGCCAGGTTGTCGCGGTTGAGGTCGTGGCCCGCGTTCACGCCCAGGCCGGCGGCCAGCGCCGCTTCGGCAGCGGCGGTGAAGCCGGCCAGCACCTCGGCCTGGCGCGGCGTGCCCCAGGCGCTGGCATAGGTCTCGGTGTACAGCTCCACGCGGTCGGCGCCCACCTCGCGGGCCAGCTTCATGGCCTCGGGGATGGGGTCCATGAACAGGCTCACGCGCACGCCCAGCGCCTTGGTCTCGGCGATCACAGGCGCCAGCCGCTCGATGTCGGCGGGCAGCTGCCAGCCATGGTCGGAGGTGAACTGGCCTTCGGCATCGGGCACGAAGGTGGCCTGCGCAGGCCGCACCACCCGCACGAAGTCCATCAGGTTGTGGAAGGGATTGCCTTCGATGTTGTATTCGATGTGCGGCCAGTCGCGGCGCAGCAGCTCGGCCAGCTCATGCACGTCGCTGCCGCGGATGTGGCGCTCGTCGGGCCGCGGGTGCACGGTGATGCCGTTGGCCCCGGCCTGCAGCACGATGCCGGCCGCCCGGGTGACGCTGGGAATGCCCAGGTGGCGGGTGTTGCGCAGCAGCGCCACCTTGTTGAGGTTCACCGACAAGGCGGTGGGCGCCAGCCGGCCAGCGGCCTCGGATGCGATCAGCGGGTTCATCGTGGGGCGCGGGCACTGTCGACGAGCTTCTGCACATCGAGCATCACCTGGCGCGTGCGTAGTT encodes the following:
- the nagZ gene encoding beta-N-acetylhexosaminidase is translated as MHSPQTHAPVILDVAGTELNADDRRRLQHPLTGGLIFFGRNWQNRHQLTAMAAEAKSLRPDLLIAVDHEGGRVQRFRTDGFTHLPPMRALGELWMQDAMRATDAATACGYVLGSELRACGVDLSFTPVLDLDHGQSAVIGDRAFHRDPRVVALLAKSLMHGLLRAGMANCGKHFPAHGYAKADSHHANAVDKRSLKAILADDAKPYDWLSTSLSSVMPAHVTFPKVDSQPAGFSRRWLQDILRGQLGFQGAICCDDLSMEGARVAGSALEGGIAALNAGCDLLLLCNQSIVDGGAPVDDLLDGLLKAQEQGRWEPDAASDDRRLALLAQTAPIPWDELMHWPDYLHAITRLP
- a CDS encoding pyridoxine 5'-phosphate synthase, whose product is MNPLIASEAAGRLAPTALSVNLNKVALLRNTRHLGIPSVTRAAGIVLQAGANGITVHPRPDERHIRGSDVHELAELLRRDWPHIEYNIEGNPFHNLMDFVRVVRPAQATFVPDAEGQFTSDHGWQLPADIERLAPVIAETKALGVRVSLFMDPIPEAMKLAREVGADRVELYTETYASAWGTPRQAEVLAGFTAAAEAALAAGLGVNAGHDLNRDNLADFLRAVPGVQEVSIGHALIADALELGYTATIRDYQRCIAAAYPG
- the acpS gene encoding holo-ACP synthase, producing the protein MIYGIGTDICDVRRIARTLDRKSQRFAEKVLGPHEIEVFRARFAKVEARGISYLATRFSAKEAFSKAIGMGMRMPMTWRACEVVKAASGKPEIRLHGELATWFAARGLRAHVSITDETDYAAAFVVVERAEG